Proteins encoded within one genomic window of Flavobacterium gilvum:
- the cobA gene encoding uroporphyrinogen-III C-methyltransferase yields the protein MLNNNIQPKVTLVGAGPGDPDLLTLKGVKALAEANVVLYDALANEEIMKHASQDCIKIFVGKRAGCHEYSQDQINQLIVDNALTYGHVVRLKGGDPFIFGRGSEEIDYVESFGIPTFVVPGISSAIAVPAYQGISLTKRGISESFWVITGTTSNRNLSNDIALAAQSSATVVILMGMNKLKQIVELFQKESKGETPVAIIQNGTMPNEKIGVGTIDTIQEVVTESKLASPAIIVIGEVVKESNKLKGFYEEFVTAELKL from the coding sequence ATGCTTAATAATAACATACAACCCAAAGTAACTTTAGTGGGTGCAGGACCCGGCGACCCGGACTTGCTTACGCTCAAAGGCGTAAAAGCGCTCGCTGAAGCCAATGTGGTTTTGTATGATGCCTTGGCCAATGAGGAAATAATGAAGCATGCCTCGCAGGATTGTATAAAAATTTTTGTGGGGAAAAGAGCCGGATGTCATGAATATTCGCAAGATCAAATCAATCAATTGATTGTGGACAATGCGCTTACTTACGGTCATGTGGTTCGGTTAAAAGGAGGTGATCCATTTATTTTTGGAAGAGGAAGCGAAGAAATAGATTACGTAGAAAGTTTTGGAATCCCTACATTTGTGGTTCCCGGAATTTCATCGGCGATTGCAGTTCCCGCTTATCAGGGAATTTCATTGACCAAAAGAGGAATTTCCGAAAGTTTTTGGGTAATCACAGGAACCACTTCCAATCGCAATTTGTCTAATGATATTGCACTCGCAGCACAATCATCTGCAACAGTGGTGATTTTGATGGGAATGAACAAGCTGAAGCAAATTGTGGAGTTATTTCAAAAAGAATCCAAAGGAGAAACCCCCGTTGCGATTATTCAAAACGGAACAATGCCTAATGAAAAAATTGGTGTGGGAACTATTGATACGATTCAGGAAGTCGTTACCGAAAGTAAATTAGCATCTCCTGCAATTATTGTAATTGGAGAAGTCGTTAAAGAGAGCAATAAATTAAAAGGTTTTTACGAGGAATTTGTGACTGCCGAATTGAAATTGTAA
- a CDS encoding sulfate adenylyltransferase subunit 1, with translation MEVLKIATAGSVDDGKSTLIGRLLYDTKSLTTDKIEAIEKSSKQKGYDYLDFSLATDGLVAEREQGITIDVAHIYFSTAKKSYIIADTPGHVEYTRNMVTGASTSQVSIILIDARKGVIEQTYRHFFINNLLRVKDVIVAINKMDLVDYSEEVFNKIKADFQALNAKSAYKEQNVSYIPLSAINGGNVADKSENMPWYTGQTVLEHLEALEPKDIYENGKARFPVQTVIRPKTEVYHDFRGYAGKLSGNNIKVGDAVTVLPSLTESKVTNIHFFDKQFDEATAGSSITIELENDINVTRGDMIVKSNELPKVEKEIETTVCWMDSKKLVAGAKYFVQHNTNRVLAKIDSVKNVIATDYSGTTPASQLAINEIGEVTIKLSKAIYFDAYTENKSNGAFILIDAATNTTAGVGFIK, from the coding sequence ATGGAAGTTTTAAAAATAGCAACAGCAGGAAGCGTAGATGACGGGAAAAGTACTTTAATCGGAAGATTATTGTATGATACAAAATCATTGACTACAGATAAAATTGAAGCAATAGAAAAAAGCAGCAAACAAAAAGGATACGATTATCTTGATTTTTCTTTGGCTACTGATGGTTTGGTTGCCGAAAGAGAACAGGGAATTACGATAGATGTGGCGCACATTTATTTTTCGACTGCGAAAAAAAGTTACATCATTGCCGATACTCCAGGACACGTAGAATATACTCGTAACATGGTTACAGGAGCTTCGACTTCTCAAGTGTCTATCATTTTGATTGATGCTCGTAAAGGAGTGATTGAGCAAACGTACCGTCACTTTTTTATCAATAATTTATTGAGAGTAAAAGACGTGATTGTTGCGATTAACAAAATGGACTTGGTTGATTATTCGGAAGAAGTTTTCAATAAAATCAAAGCCGATTTCCAAGCATTGAATGCTAAAAGTGCTTACAAAGAACAAAACGTAAGTTATATTCCTTTGAGTGCTATCAATGGAGGAAACGTAGCCGATAAATCTGAGAATATGCCTTGGTACACAGGGCAAACGGTTTTGGAACACTTAGAAGCTTTGGAACCAAAAGATATTTACGAAAACGGAAAAGCGCGTTTCCCGGTTCAGACAGTTATTCGTCCAAAAACAGAAGTATATCACGATTTTAGAGGTTATGCCGGAAAATTATCCGGAAACAATATCAAAGTGGGAGATGCCGTTACAGTATTGCCTTCTTTGACAGAATCAAAAGTGACCAACATTCACTTTTTTGACAAACAGTTTGATGAAGCAACTGCAGGTTCGTCAATTACTATCGAATTGGAAAATGACATCAATGTGACTAGGGGAGATATGATTGTAAAATCAAACGAACTTCCTAAAGTTGAAAAAGAAATCGAAACAACAGTTTGCTGGATGGACAGCAAAAAATTAGTTGCTGGCGCAAAATATTTTGTACAACACAACACAAACAGAGTTTTGGCCAAAATTGACAGTGTGAAAAATGTTATTGCAACGGATTATTCAGGAACAACTCCAGCTTCTCAATTGGCTATTAATGAAATTGGAGAAGTGACTATTAAATTGAGTAAAGCTATCTATTTCGATGCCTACACAGAAAACAAGTCGAATGGAGCTTTTATATTAATAGATGCCGCTACCAACACGACGGCAGGGGTTGGATTTATTAAATAG
- a CDS encoding homocysteine S-methyltransferase family protein translates to MSKIQEEIKKRILVLDGAMGTMLQRYNFSEEDFRGERFKDFAHPLKGNNDLLSITQPKAIKEVHAAYFEAGADIVETNTFSGTTIGMADYHLEDLVYELNYESAKIAREVADEFTAKNPNKPRFVAGSIGPTNRTASMSPDVNDPGYRAVTFDDLRIAYKQQVEALIDGGCDLLLVETIFDTLNAKAALFAIEEVKEERNLDIPIMVSGTITDASGRTLSGQTVEAFLISVSHIPLLSVGFNCALGADLLKPYLQTLSSHTSFNISAHPNAGLPNAFGEYDETPEEMQAQIKSYLDDNLINIIGGCCGTTPNHIKLIADIAKDYKPRVSVAVM, encoded by the coding sequence ATGTCAAAAATTCAAGAAGAAATAAAAAAGAGAATTCTCGTGCTCGATGGAGCAATGGGAACCATGCTGCAACGATATAATTTCTCCGAAGAAGATTTTCGAGGCGAACGATTCAAAGATTTTGCGCATCCGTTAAAAGGGAATAACGATTTGTTATCCATAACACAGCCAAAAGCTATAAAGGAAGTTCATGCCGCCTATTTTGAGGCAGGAGCCGATATAGTGGAAACCAACACTTTCTCGGGAACCACAATCGGTATGGCCGATTATCACTTGGAGGATTTGGTTTATGAATTGAACTACGAATCGGCAAAAATAGCCCGTGAAGTAGCCGATGAATTCACTGCCAAAAATCCAAACAAACCTCGTTTTGTTGCTGGTTCAATAGGCCCAACAAACCGTACAGCCAGCATGTCGCCAGACGTAAACGACCCAGGTTACAGAGCAGTAACTTTTGACGATTTACGCATTGCCTACAAACAACAAGTAGAAGCATTAATCGACGGAGGTTGTGACTTACTTTTGGTAGAAACTATTTTTGATACGTTGAATGCCAAAGCAGCACTTTTCGCAATCGAAGAAGTAAAAGAAGAACGCAATCTTGACATTCCAATCATGGTTTCAGGAACGATTACCGATGCTTCGGGAAGAACGCTTTCGGGACAAACGGTCGAGGCTTTCTTGATTTCAGTTTCGCACATTCCGTTGTTGAGCGTAGGATTCAATTGCGCTCTAGGAGCCGATTTATTGAAACCATATTTGCAGACATTGTCTTCGCATACGTCTTTCAACATATCAGCACATCCAAATGCCGGATTGCCAAACGCCTTTGGAGAATACGACGAAACACCGGAAGAAATGCAAGCCCAAATTAAAAGTTATTTAGACGATAATTTAATAAACATCATAGGAGGTTGTTGTGGAACAACCCCAAATCATATCAAGTTGATTGCCGATATTGCAAAGGATTATAAACCGAGGGTTTCGGTGGCGGTAATGTAA
- the metF gene encoding methylenetetrahydrofolate reductase [NAD(P)H] encodes MKVTEHIEKAKGETLFSFEIIPPQKGKSIQELYDNIDPLMEFKPPFIDVTTSREEYIYVDKGNGLLDKKLTRMRPGTLGICASIKHKYQVDTVPHLLCGGFTQEETEYMLVDCHYLGINNVMALRGDAMKDEQSFVPKVGGNNYAVDLVAQINQLNHGKYLHDVMDIDNKADFCIGVAGYPEKHLEAPSLQTDLKRLKEKVDAGADYIVTQMFFDNSKFFEFVKKAREMGITVPIIPGIKPIAVQKHLQILPQIFRIDLPEDLINAVEKCKNNAEIRQVGIEWAIQQSIELKAAGVPVLHYYSMGKSENIRQIASKVF; translated from the coding sequence ATGAAAGTAACAGAACATATAGAAAAAGCCAAAGGAGAAACATTATTCTCTTTCGAAATTATTCCACCTCAAAAAGGGAAAAGCATTCAGGAATTATACGATAATATCGATCCGCTGATGGAGTTCAAACCGCCGTTTATTGATGTAACCACTTCTCGTGAAGAATATATTTATGTGGATAAAGGCAATGGGTTGCTGGACAAAAAACTAACGAGAATGCGTCCGGGGACTTTGGGAATTTGTGCTTCTATTAAACATAAGTACCAAGTAGACACTGTGCCTCACTTGCTTTGCGGAGGATTTACTCAAGAGGAAACAGAATATATGTTGGTGGATTGCCATTATCTTGGAATCAACAACGTGATGGCGCTTCGAGGTGATGCGATGAAAGACGAACAATCTTTTGTGCCGAAAGTGGGAGGGAATAATTATGCTGTTGATTTGGTTGCACAAATCAATCAATTGAATCACGGAAAATATTTGCACGATGTTATGGATATCGATAACAAAGCGGATTTTTGCATTGGTGTTGCGGGTTATCCTGAGAAACATTTGGAAGCTCCCTCTTTACAAACTGATTTGAAACGATTAAAAGAAAAAGTAGATGCCGGTGCTGATTATATTGTAACCCAAATGTTTTTTGATAATTCTAAATTTTTTGAATTTGTAAAAAAAGCAAGGGAAATGGGAATTACAGTTCCTATTATTCCAGGGATTAAGCCTATTGCGGTTCAAAAACATTTACAGATTTTGCCTCAAATCTTTCGTATCGATTTACCGGAGGATTTGATAAATGCCGTAGAAAAGTGCAAGAATAATGCAGAAATTCGTCAAGTAGGTATTGAATGGGCCATTCAACAATCCATAGAACTGAAAGCAGCCGGAGTTCCCGTTTTGCATTATTATTCGATGGGAAAATCAGAGAATATAAGGCAAATAGCCAGCAAGGTTTTTTAA
- the gldA gene encoding gliding motility-associated ABC transporter ATP-binding subunit GldA: MSIEVKNISKSYGTQKALDNISFAVAKGEIVGFLGPNGAGKSTLMKILTTYLNADSGVALVNGFDVNSQEKQVQLSIGYLPEHNPLYLDLYVREYLAFNADVYKVNKNRIEEVIQLTGLQTESHKKIGQLSKGYRQRVGLANALLHNPDVLILDEPTTGLDPNQLVEIRNVIKNVGKDKTVFLSTHIMQEVEAICDRVIIIDKGQIVADKKLNNLISSNKEQVIEVEFDLKVDEELITQIPHLKSSLKINDCFWELTFVSEKDMRSTVFDFAYDNGLKTLQLNQKNKNLETVFREITK; encoded by the coding sequence ATGTCAATAGAAGTAAAAAATATTTCGAAAAGTTACGGTACTCAAAAGGCTTTGGACAACATTTCATTTGCTGTCGCAAAAGGAGAGATTGTTGGTTTTTTGGGGCCCAATGGAGCAGGAAAATCAACCCTGATGAAAATTTTAACAACTTATCTTAATGCTGATTCTGGCGTCGCTCTTGTTAATGGCTTTGACGTAAACTCCCAGGAAAAACAGGTACAGCTTTCTATTGGTTATTTGCCGGAACACAACCCATTGTATCTAGATTTGTACGTGAGGGAATATTTGGCTTTTAACGCCGATGTATATAAGGTAAATAAAAACAGAATCGAAGAAGTGATTCAATTGACAGGCCTACAAACCGAAAGCCATAAAAAAATTGGACAATTATCCAAAGGTTATCGCCAGCGTGTGGGATTGGCCAACGCTTTATTGCATAATCCTGATGTTCTAATTCTTGACGAACCAACAACAGGATTAGACCCAAATCAATTGGTCGAAATCAGGAATGTGATCAAAAACGTGGGGAAAGACAAAACGGTTTTTCTTTCGACTCACATTATGCAGGAAGTGGAAGCAATTTGCGACCGTGTTATTATTATTGACAAAGGACAAATTGTTGCCGACAAGAAACTGAATAATTTAATTTCTTCCAATAAAGAACAAGTAATAGAAGTTGAATTTGACTTAAAAGTTGACGAAGAACTGATTACTCAAATCCCGCATTTAAAATCTTCGCTAAAAATTAATGATTGTTTTTGGGAATTGACTTTTGTATCCGAAAAAGATATGCGATCCACAGTGTTTGATTTCGCTTACGATAATGGTTTAAAAACTTTACAACTCAACCAAAAGAATAAAAATCTCGAAACGGTTTTTAGGGAGATTACGAAGTAG
- a CDS encoding precorrin-2 dehydrogenase/sirohydrochlorin ferrochelatase family protein, giving the protein MERNELYPIFLKLHNINVLIVGGGNVGLEKLSFMLKSSPNANVEVVATKFIPELEALVEKHPSVKLTQSKFKKKMLKKRNMVIACTDDLEVNKRVYKLARECYLICNIADTPDLCDYYLGGIVTKGNVKIAISTNGKSPTTAKRLREFFEEVIPEDINKMVENLNEYRKTLKGNFEEKVQRMNEITKGLKNNE; this is encoded by the coding sequence ATGGAAAGAAACGAATTATACCCAATTTTTTTAAAACTGCATAACATCAATGTACTTATTGTTGGTGGTGGCAATGTAGGTTTGGAAAAGTTGTCGTTTATGTTGAAATCCAGTCCAAATGCCAATGTTGAGGTAGTGGCGACAAAGTTCATTCCTGAGTTGGAAGCATTAGTCGAAAAACATCCTTCGGTAAAACTGACCCAATCGAAGTTCAAGAAAAAAATGCTTAAGAAACGCAATATGGTTATTGCTTGTACAGATGATTTAGAAGTCAACAAAAGGGTGTATAAACTTGCTCGAGAGTGTTACTTGATTTGCAATATTGCCGATACACCAGATTTATGCGATTATTATTTGGGAGGTATTGTAACCAAAGGAAACGTAAAAATTGCCATTTCGACCAACGGAAAATCGCCCACAACAGCCAAAAGGCTCAGGGAATTTTTCGAAGAGGTAATTCCGGAAGACATCAATAAAATGGTCGAAAACCTGAATGAATACCGCAAAACCCTAAAAGGTAATTTTGAAGAAAAAGTCCAAAGGATGAACGAAATTACCAAAGGGCTAAAAAATAATGAATAA
- the cysD gene encoding sulfate adenylyltransferase subunit CysD, whose protein sequence is MSSVLKTNALESEAIYIFREVISQFDKPVLLFSGGKDSITLVRLAQKAFFPAKIPFPLLHVDTGHNFPETIEFRDKLVAELGLELIVRNVQDAIDEGKVVEETGKYSSRNTLQTTTLLDAIEEFKFDACIGGARRDEEKARAKERIFSVRDDFGQWDEKNQRPELFDLLNGKIEIGQNVRVFPISNWTELDVWSYIEQEQIEIPSIYFSHKRKVFLRDGLIWSHSPFVYQEEDEQIEERIVRFRTVGDMSCTAAVESYAATIQEVVGEIRSSTISERGARIDDKRSEAAMEKRKQQGYF, encoded by the coding sequence ATGAGTTCAGTATTAAAAACAAATGCTTTAGAAAGCGAAGCAATTTACATATTCAGGGAAGTAATTTCTCAATTTGACAAACCCGTTTTGCTTTTCTCAGGCGGTAAAGATTCTATTACATTGGTGCGTTTGGCACAAAAAGCATTTTTTCCTGCCAAAATTCCTTTTCCATTATTGCACGTAGATACAGGACATAATTTTCCTGAAACAATTGAGTTTAGAGACAAATTGGTTGCCGAATTGGGATTGGAATTAATCGTTCGTAATGTGCAGGATGCGATAGACGAAGGAAAAGTGGTTGAAGAAACAGGAAAATATTCCAGTAGAAACACCTTGCAAACGACTACGTTATTGGATGCTATCGAAGAATTCAAATTTGATGCTTGTATTGGTGGAGCACGTCGTGATGAGGAAAAAGCAAGAGCCAAAGAACGTATTTTTTCTGTTCGTGATGATTTTGGTCAATGGGACGAAAAAAACCAACGTCCTGAATTATTTGATTTATTGAACGGAAAAATTGAAATTGGACAAAATGTTCGTGTTTTCCCAATTTCAAACTGGACAGAATTAGATGTTTGGAGTTATATTGAGCAAGAACAAATAGAAATTCCATCCATTTATTTTTCGCATAAACGTAAAGTTTTTTTGAGAGACGGTTTAATTTGGTCACACTCTCCTTTTGTGTACCAAGAAGAAGACGAACAAATCGAGGAACGAATTGTTCGCTTCAGAACCGTTGGAGATATGAGTTGTACTGCCGCTGTTGAATCGTATGCGGCTACTATCCAGGAAGTAGTTGGAGAAATTCGTTCTTCGACCATTTCTGAAAGAGGAGCCAGAATCGATGACAAACGTTCTGAGGCTGCTATGGAAAAAAGAAAACAACAAGGATACTTTTAA
- a CDS encoding nitrite/sulfite reductase — protein MESYRTGIENPIVEKEIIELAKKIQLFRGGNIDEERFRSLRLARGIYGQRQEGVQMIRIKLPYGKVSGEQLRRITDVSEEYSTGRLHITTRQDIQIHYVSLDRTPELWEQLAKDDITLREACGNTVRNITGSELAGIDVNEPFDVTPYAHAMFQYLLRNPICQEMGRKFKISFSSSDEDTALSYLHDLGFIPKIVDGQRGFKVVFGGGLGSQPSHAELLSEFIPVNKIIPTAEGIIRVFDRYGERVKRMKARMKFLVKELGKDAFLELVEQEQKAIAFETYEIDTTAFDGPIPEPLLEAPKVTIEDTTAYETWKESNVIAQKQKGYFAIGIKILLGDFYIDKARQLADLIKNYAANELRFSLRQNIVIRHVKEENLPFFYQELAKLGMVDLGYNSTADITACPGTDTCNLGIASSTGIAEELERVINAEYPQYKNNREIEIKISGCMNACGQHNMSAIGFQGMSINSGKLVAPALQVLLGGGRLGNGEGRFADKVIKIPSRRGPEALRTILNDFDANANGQKFLDYYDAKGEKYFYEILKPLSDTNNLTEADFVDWGNADNYVKAVGVGECAGVVIDLVASLLFEAKEKLTFAQEAIDEGKWANAIYHTYAGFVNGAKALLLSENEKTNTHVGIIDLFENVFIATKKIELNTASFKELVYQINQVEPSEAFAKQYIKEGISFFEEIEKYRAKDLANA, from the coding sequence ATGGAAAGTTACAGAACAGGAATAGAAAACCCGATAGTTGAAAAAGAAATCATTGAATTAGCAAAAAAGATTCAGTTATTTCGTGGCGGGAATATCGATGAAGAGCGTTTTCGTAGTCTTCGTCTAGCACGTGGAATTTACGGTCAGCGTCAGGAAGGCGTGCAAATGATTCGTATCAAATTGCCTTATGGTAAAGTAAGCGGTGAGCAATTGAGACGAATCACAGATGTGTCTGAGGAATATTCTACAGGACGTTTGCACATCACAACACGTCAGGATATTCAGATTCACTATGTGAGTTTGGACAGAACTCCGGAACTTTGGGAACAATTGGCTAAGGACGATATTACTTTGCGTGAAGCTTGTGGTAACACCGTTAGAAATATTACAGGAAGTGAGTTGGCGGGAATCGATGTAAACGAACCGTTTGATGTTACGCCTTATGCTCACGCCATGTTTCAATATTTGTTAAGAAATCCTATCTGTCAGGAAATGGGACGTAAATTCAAAATTTCGTTCTCGTCTTCAGACGAAGATACTGCTTTGAGTTATTTGCACGATTTAGGATTTATCCCGAAAATTGTGGATGGTCAACGCGGATTCAAAGTAGTTTTTGGTGGAGGTTTGGGTTCACAACCTTCTCACGCCGAATTGCTTTCAGAATTTATTCCGGTTAATAAAATCATTCCAACGGCAGAAGGAATCATCCGTGTGTTTGACAGATACGGAGAGCGTGTTAAGAGAATGAAAGCACGTATGAAGTTTTTGGTAAAAGAACTTGGAAAAGATGCATTTTTAGAATTAGTTGAGCAAGAGCAAAAAGCAATCGCTTTTGAAACTTACGAAATAGATACGACAGCATTTGATGGCCCAATTCCGGAACCATTGCTGGAAGCTCCAAAAGTTACCATCGAAGATACTACGGCTTACGAAACCTGGAAAGAATCTAATGTTATTGCCCAAAAACAAAAAGGGTATTTTGCGATTGGAATTAAAATTCTTTTAGGAGATTTTTATATTGACAAAGCCAGACAATTAGCTGATTTAATCAAGAATTATGCTGCTAATGAATTGCGTTTTTCATTGCGTCAAAATATAGTGATTCGTCATGTAAAAGAAGAAAACTTACCTTTCTTCTACCAAGAATTAGCCAAATTAGGAATGGTTGATTTGGGATACAATTCAACTGCCGATATCACAGCTTGTCCGGGTACAGATACTTGTAACTTAGGAATCGCGAGCAGTACAGGTATCGCCGAAGAATTGGAAAGAGTAATCAATGCCGAATATCCTCAGTACAAAAACAATCGCGAAATCGAAATCAAAATCAGTGGTTGTATGAACGCTTGCGGACAACACAATATGTCTGCGATTGGTTTCCAAGGAATGTCTATTAACTCTGGAAAATTGGTAGCTCCAGCTTTGCAGGTTTTATTGGGTGGAGGAAGATTAGGAAACGGAGAAGGACGTTTTGCCGATAAGGTAATCAAAATTCCAAGCCGTAGAGGACCAGAAGCATTGCGTACTATTTTAAATGATTTTGATGCTAATGCCAACGGACAAAAATTCCTTGATTATTATGATGCGAAAGGAGAGAAATATTTCTACGAAATACTAAAACCGTTGTCTGATACAAACAATTTGACCGAAGCCGATTTTGTAGATTGGGGGAATGCTGATAATTACGTAAAAGCGGTTGGTGTTGGAGAATGTGCCGGAGTTGTAATTGATTTGGTAGCTTCTTTATTATTTGAGGCTAAAGAAAAATTAACTTTTGCTCAAGAAGCAATCGATGAAGGAAAATGGGCTAATGCAATTTATCATACTTACGCCGGATTTGTAAACGGTGCAAAAGCATTGTTGCTTTCTGAAAACGAAAAAACAAACACTCACGTTGGAATTATCGATTTGTTTGAAAATGTTTTCATAGCTACCAAAAAAATCGAGTTGAATACAGCTTCTTTCAAAGAATTGGTATATCAAATCAATCAAGTAGAGCCTTCAGAAGCTTTTGCAAAACAATATATTAAAGAAGGAATTTCCTTTTTTGAAGAAATAGAAAAATACAGAGCCAAAGATTTAGCTAATGCTTAA
- a CDS encoding NAD(P)/FAD-dependent oxidoreductase codes for MVKTDILIIGAGPTGLFAVFEAGLLKLKCHILDALPQPGGQLSELYPKKPIYDIPGFPEVLAGDLVDNLMEQIKQFEPGFTLGERAETIEKQEDGSFIVTSNKGKKFHAPVIAIAGGLGSFEPRKPLIEDIEFYENKGVKYFIKNPEKFRDKRVVISGGGDSALDWTIFLANVASEVTLIHRRNEFRGALDSVEKVQELKSAGKIKMITPGEVVGLNGAEHLESVDVDEDGAHQNIKCDFFIPLFGLTPKLGPIAHWGLEIEKNAIKVNNALDYQTNIPGIFAIGDVNTYPGKLKLILCGFHEATLMCQAAYQIINPGKKYVMKYTTVSGVDGFDGTRKEAPKAVVKAIV; via the coding sequence ATGGTTAAAACAGACATACTTATTATAGGAGCCGGGCCAACAGGTCTTTTCGCCGTTTTCGAAGCAGGATTATTAAAATTAAAATGTCATATTTTGGACGCCTTACCACAACCGGGAGGACAACTTTCAGAATTATATCCAAAGAAACCAATTTATGATATTCCGGGGTTCCCAGAAGTATTGGCTGGAGATTTGGTGGATAATTTAATGGAACAAATCAAGCAATTTGAACCAGGATTTACACTTGGTGAGCGTGCGGAGACTATAGAAAAACAAGAGGATGGTAGTTTTATTGTAACTTCAAATAAAGGAAAAAAATTCCATGCGCCTGTTATAGCTATTGCTGGAGGATTGGGAAGTTTTGAACCTAGAAAACCACTTATCGAGGATATCGAATTTTACGAAAATAAAGGAGTGAAATACTTTATCAAAAATCCAGAGAAATTCAGAGACAAAAGAGTTGTGATTTCCGGAGGTGGTGATTCTGCTTTGGACTGGACTATTTTCCTGGCCAACGTGGCATCAGAAGTAACTTTAATTCACCGCAGAAACGAATTCAGAGGAGCTTTAGACTCTGTAGAAAAAGTGCAGGAATTAAAATCAGCCGGAAAAATCAAGATGATTACTCCTGGAGAAGTTGTTGGATTAAACGGAGCCGAACATTTAGAGTCTGTTGATGTTGATGAAGACGGCGCACACCAAAATATCAAATGTGATTTCTTTATTCCTCTTTTTGGGTTGACACCAAAATTAGGCCCAATCGCACATTGGGGATTAGAAATCGAAAAAAATGCTATCAAAGTAAACAACGCTTTGGATTATCAAACGAACATTCCTGGGATTTTCGCCATTGGTGACGTAAACACCTACCCAGGAAAATTAAAATTGATTCTTTGCGGATTCCACGAAGCCACATTAATGTGTCAGGCGGCTTACCAAATCATCAACCCGGGTAAAAAATACGTAATGAAATACACCACCGTTTCCGGAGTAGATGGATTCGACGGTACCCGTAAAGAAGCACCAAAAGCAGTTGTGAAAGCGATTGTTTAG
- a CDS encoding prephenate dehydratase, with protein sequence MRTKIAIQGIKGSFHHQVAQEYFYQNIEVDECLSFEELVASLLSGKSDQAVMAIENSIAGPIIPNYALIDKNNLHIIGEHYLDIHQNLMALKGQKIEDIQEVHSHPMALLQCMEFLKQYPHIKIVEDKDTAETARRIHEKQLKGIAAIASKTASEMYDLEILAPEIQTINNNMTRFVIIKKEEDFADEKEINRASIKFELDHKRGSLAAVLNVMSDCKLNLTKIQSLPKIETPWKYSFFVDVTFEKYEDYAKAKTLLEIMANYFKVLGEYKNTKP encoded by the coding sequence ATGAGAACGAAAATTGCAATACAAGGAATTAAAGGATCTTTCCACCATCAAGTGGCTCAAGAGTATTTTTATCAAAATATCGAAGTAGATGAATGTCTGTCTTTTGAGGAATTGGTAGCTAGTCTGCTGTCTGGGAAATCAGATCAGGCCGTGATGGCGATAGAAAATTCTATTGCAGGTCCGATAATTCCAAATTATGCATTGATTGACAAAAACAACCTGCATATTATAGGAGAACATTATTTGGATATTCATCAAAATTTGATGGCGCTAAAAGGGCAAAAAATAGAAGATATTCAAGAAGTACATTCTCATCCGATGGCTTTGTTGCAATGTATGGAATTTTTGAAGCAATACCCACACATAAAGATAGTTGAAGATAAAGATACAGCCGAAACCGCTAGAAGAATTCATGAAAAACAACTGAAAGGTATTGCGGCCATTGCAAGTAAAACAGCATCTGAAATGTATGATTTGGAAATTCTGGCTCCAGAAATCCAAACGATAAACAACAACATGACCCGTTTTGTAATTATCAAAAAAGAAGAAGATTTTGCAGACGAAAAGGAAATTAATAGAGCTTCAATCAAATTTGAATTGGATCATAAGAGAGGAAGTTTGGCAGCGGTATTGAATGTGATGAGTGACTGTAAACTGAATTTGACCAAAATCCAGTCGTTGCCAAAAATTGAAACTCCTTGGAAATATTCTTTTTTTGTTGATGTTACTTTTGAAAAATATGAAGATTATGCCAAAGCCAAAACCTTGTTGGAAATAATGGCAAATTATTTTAAAGTATTGGGAGAATATAAAAACACCAAACCTTAA